The Apibacter raozihei genome contains a region encoding:
- a CDS encoding DeoR/GlpR family DNA-binding transcription regulator, with translation MEDNNIHNLRQQKILKVLSSNSYLSVIDLANTFQVTEATIRKDLRYLENLGLVSRKHGGVVGCQDSIIVGETHNLSKEKIHISEKQLIAQAALNLINDQDFVSLAPGTTTQYLATEIVNSEIQNLSVLSATINTSVILQNKSDINLMQVGGDIRLSSGAAVGIYSEQMIKNYFSGKLFFGADGIDLQFGISTSTTVEVELNRMMIENSEKVILLADSSKIGKRGFSKIVDIECIDVLITDAHISDNDYHNIKDLGIEIIIAEEKP, from the coding sequence ATGGAAGATAATAATATACATAATCTGAGGCAGCAAAAAATACTTAAAGTTCTTTCTTCAAATAGTTATTTATCTGTAATTGATTTGGCTAACACCTTTCAGGTTACTGAAGCAACTATAAGAAAAGACTTACGATATCTGGAAAATTTAGGTCTCGTTAGTCGTAAACATGGAGGAGTTGTAGGTTGTCAGGATAGTATTATTGTAGGAGAAACTCATAATTTAAGCAAGGAAAAAATTCATATATCCGAAAAACAGCTTATTGCCCAGGCTGCTCTTAATTTAATTAATGATCAGGATTTTGTAAGCCTGGCGCCGGGTACAACGACTCAGTACCTCGCAACTGAAATTGTAAATTCAGAAATTCAGAACCTTTCCGTACTATCTGCTACTATCAATACCTCAGTAATTCTACAAAATAAATCCGACATAAATCTTATGCAGGTTGGAGGAGATATTAGGTTATCTTCGGGAGCAGCCGTTGGTATTTATTCCGAACAAATGATTAAAAATTATTTCTCAGGAAAATTGTTTTTTGGTGCTGACGGAATTGATCTACAATTTGGAATTTCAACTTCTACAACTGTGGAAGTGGAATTGAATAGAATGATGATAGAAAATTCGGAAAAAGTTATATTATTAGCAGATTCTTCTAAAATAGGAAAACGAGGTTTTAGCAAAATTGTTGATATAGAATGTATAGATGTATTAATAACGGATGCTCACATTAGTGACAATGATTATCATAACATTAAAGACTTAGGCATTGAAATTATTATTGCTGAAGAAAAACCATAA
- a CDS encoding YnfA family protein — MVLKSVLIFILAGICEIGGGYLIWQSLKEGKSLIWALAGGIILVLYGIVATFQESNFAKVYATYGGFFIVLSLLWAYIFDKYTPTKYDIIGALVSLIGVCIIYYSPRT; from the coding sequence ATGGTTTTAAAATCTGTTCTTATATTTATATTAGCCGGAATTTGTGAAATTGGTGGTGGTTATCTTATATGGCAAAGTTTAAAGGAAGGAAAATCATTGATTTGGGCATTAGCAGGAGGAATCATACTAGTGCTTTACGGTATTGTAGCTACATTTCAAGAATCAAATTTTGCTAAGGTTTATGCTACATATGGAGGTTTTTTCATTGTTTTATCTTTACTATGGGCTTATATTTTTGATAAGTATACACCAACAAAATATGATATTATAGGTGCATTAGTATCATTGATTGGAGTTTGCATTATTTATTATTCACCCAGAACATAA
- a CDS encoding GNAT family N-acetyltransferase produces MNTVSIRKVELTDIEILQDLAKKTFYETFESFNTKEDMQNYLNENFSIDKLRSELENPLSEFYFAEFEHKMVGYLKINSSKAQTEIKNTNSLEIERIYILQGYQKMKIGQLLFEKALSIAKTENYEYIWLGVWEENPKAIAFYKKNGFIEFDKHIFRLGDDEQTDIMMKLNLK; encoded by the coding sequence ATGAATACAGTTTCCATTAGAAAAGTTGAGCTAACGGATATTGAAATACTACAGGATTTAGCAAAAAAAACTTTTTATGAAACATTTGAAAGTTTTAATACTAAAGAAGATATGCAAAATTATTTAAATGAAAACTTTAGTATAGATAAATTACGTAGTGAACTTGAAAATCCTTTATCTGAGTTTTATTTTGCAGAATTTGAACATAAGATGGTCGGCTACCTGAAAATTAATAGTTCAAAAGCACAAACAGAAATTAAAAATACTAATAGTCTTGAAATTGAAAGAATTTATATCTTACAGGGATATCAGAAAATGAAAATTGGTCAGTTACTTTTTGAAAAAGCTTTATCAATTGCAAAAACAGAAAACTACGAATATATATGGTTGGGTGTATGGGAAGAAAATCCAAAAGCCATTGCTTTTTACAAAAAAAATGGTTTTATAGAATTTGATAAACACATTTTTCGTTTAGGTGACGATGAACAGACAGATATAATGATGAAATTAAATTTAAAATAA